In Paracoccus aminophilus JCM 7686, a single window of DNA contains:
- a CDS encoding MBL fold metallo-hydrolase: MAQPEVHAFFDPATNTVSYIVRDPASTHVAIVDSVLDFDYASGHTDTRSADAIVAFVKEHGWITDWVLETHVHADHLSAAPYLQERLGGKIGIGERITVVQDTFGKIFNEGSEFQRDGSQFDRLFAEGDTFEIGALEGRVLHTPGHTPACLTYVIGDAAFVGDTLFMPDYGTARCDFPGGSADLLFGSIQKILALPNETRIFVGHDYLPEGRKEFRWETTVAAERAGNIHIGGGRAQEDFVKLREARDATLGAPRLIIPSLQINMRAGHMPPPEEDGNSYLKVPLNKL; encoded by the coding sequence ATGGCCCAGCCCGAAGTTCATGCGTTCTTCGATCCGGCAACCAATACGGTCAGCTATATCGTGCGCGATCCTGCAAGCACGCATGTCGCGATCGTCGATTCCGTGCTCGATTTCGACTATGCCTCGGGGCATACCGACACGCGCAGCGCCGATGCGATCGTGGCTTTCGTCAAGGAGCACGGCTGGATCACCGATTGGGTGCTCGAAACCCATGTCCATGCCGATCACCTGTCCGCCGCGCCCTATCTACAAGAGCGGCTGGGTGGCAAGATCGGCATCGGTGAGCGCATCACCGTGGTGCAGGACACCTTCGGCAAGATCTTCAACGAGGGCTCGGAGTTCCAGCGCGACGGCAGCCAGTTCGACCGGCTGTTTGCCGAGGGCGATACCTTCGAGATCGGCGCGCTTGAGGGGCGGGTCCTGCATACGCCCGGCCATACGCCGGCCTGCCTGACCTATGTCATCGGCGATGCCGCTTTCGTGGGCGACACGCTTTTCATGCCCGATTATGGCACCGCGCGCTGTGATTTCCCCGGAGGCTCGGCTGATCTGCTGTTCGGCTCGATCCAGAAGATCCTCGCTCTGCCCAATGAGACCCGGATCTTCGTCGGTCATGATTACCTGCCCGAGGGCCGCAAGGAGTTCCGCTGGGAGACCACAGTCGCGGCAGAGCGTGCGGGCAATATCCATATCGGTGGCGGTCGCGCGCAGGAAGATTTCGTCAAGCTGCGCGAGGCCCGCGATGCCACGCTCGGCGCGCCACGCCTGATCATCCCGTCCCTGCAGATCAATATGCGCGCGGGCCATATGCCGCCCCCGGAAGAGGACGGGAACAGCTATCTCAAGGTGCCCTTGAACAAGCTTTGA
- the gph gene encoding phosphoglycolate phosphatase (PGP is an essential enzyme in the glycolate salvage pathway in higher organisms (photorespiration in plants). Phosphoglycolate results from the oxidase activity of RubisCO in the Calvin cycle when concentrations of carbon dioxide are low relative to oxygen. This enzyme is a member of the Haloacid Dehalogenase (HAD) superfamily of aspartate-nucleophile hydrolase enzymes (PF00702).) yields MNTCLHPCPLVFDLDGTLIDSAPDIRAAVNEVLAENGLPALTLAEVHGFIGGGVEVLWRKIIAAKGLSPEDHARYVAAFLTRYEAATGLSALYPGVTEALETLATRGHALAICTNKPLEPARAVLRKTGLDGFFRVVIGGDSLPVKKPDPAPVQAALAALGADPLRPDGIYIGDSEYDASAALAAGVPFFLFTEGYRHLPVEEMTHHTSFSDFKNLPSLVEKLRD; encoded by the coding sequence ATGAACACCTGCCTGCATCCCTGCCCGCTTGTCTTTGACCTTGACGGCACCTTGATCGACAGCGCGCCCGATATCCGCGCCGCGGTGAATGAGGTTCTGGCCGAGAATGGCCTGCCCGCGCTTACGCTGGCCGAGGTCCACGGCTTTATCGGTGGCGGTGTCGAGGTGCTCTGGCGCAAGATCATCGCGGCCAAAGGGCTTTCTCCCGAAGATCATGCCCGCTATGTCGCGGCCTTCCTGACCCGCTACGAGGCGGCAACCGGGTTGAGCGCGCTTTATCCCGGCGTGACCGAGGCTCTGGAAACCCTTGCCACGCGCGGTCATGCCTTGGCGATCTGCACCAACAAGCCGCTCGAGCCTGCCCGTGCGGTTTTGCGCAAGACCGGGCTCGATGGCTTTTTCCGGGTGGTCATCGGGGGCGATTCCCTGCCGGTGAAAAAGCCCGACCCTGCCCCGGTCCAAGCCGCACTTGCAGCGCTTGGTGCGGATCCCTTGCGGCCTGATGGGATCTATATCGGGGACAGCGAATATGACGCAAGCGCGGCCCTTGCTGCGGGCGTGCCGTTTTTTCTCTTCACCGAAGGCTATCGCCACCTGCCTGTCGAAGAGATGACGCATCACACAAGTTTCAGTGATTTTAAAAATCTACCGTCGCTTGTTGAGAAACTGCGTGATTAA